The DNA window TCTGGGGGAGGTGAACCCAAGTCTGGGAGGGGCCATGTCTGGGGGAGGTGGCCAAGTCTGTAGGGGAGGTGGCCACTGCTGTAGGGGGAGGTGGCCATgtctggaggaggaggtctgggggaggtggccaAGTCTGGGAGGAGGTGAACCCACTGTCTGGGGGAGGGGCCAAGTCTGGGGGAGGTGGCCCAGTCTGGGGGAGGCCATGTCTGGGGGAACCCATGTCTGAGGAGGAGGCCATGTCTGGGGGAGGTGGCCATGTCTGGGGGGAGTGGCCAAGTCTGGGGGAGTGGCCAAGTCTGGGGGAGGTGGCCAAGTCTGGGGGAGGTGGCCATGTCTGGGGGAGGTGGCCATGTCTGGGAGGAGGTGGCCAAGTCTGGGGGAGGTGGCCATGTAGGGGGAGGTGAACCCACTGTCTGGGAGGGAGGTGGCCATGTCTGGGGAGGTGGCATGTCTGGGGGAGGTGGAACCCATGTCTGGGAGGAGGTGGCCAAGTCTGGGGGAGTGGCCAAGTCTGGGGGAGGTGGCCAAGTCTGGGGGAGGTGGCCAAGTCTGGGGGAGGTGGccaggtctgggggaggtggccaGGTCTGGGGGTTGGCCAGGTCTGGGGGAGTGGCCATGTCTGGGGGAGTGGCCATGTCTGGGGGGTGGCCAAGTCTGGGGGAGTGGCCATGTCTGGGGGAGTGGCCAAGTCTGGGGGAGGGCCAGGTCTGGGGGGAGTGGCCAGGTCTGGGGGAGTGGGCCATGTCTGGGGGAGTGGCCAAGTCTGGGGGAGGGCCAAGTCTGGGGGAGTGGCCAGGTCTGGGGGAGTGGCCAGGTCTGGGGGAGTGGCCAGGTCTGGGGGAGTGGCCAGGTCTGGGGGAGTGGCCAGGTCTGGGGGAGTGGCCAGGTCTGGGGGAGGGGGAGTGGCCAGGTCTGGGGAGTGGCAGGTCTGGGGGAGGGCCAAGTCTGGGGGGAGTGGGGGAGGTCAGGTCTGGGGGAGGTGGGCCAAGTCTGGGGGAGGTGGCCAAGTCTGGGGGAGGTGGCCAAGTCTGGGGGAGGTGGCCAAGTctggaggggaggtggggaggtggtCTGGGGAGGTGGCCAAGTCTGGGGGAGGTGGCCAAGTCTGGGGGAGGTGGCCATGTCTGGGGAGGTGGCCAAGTCTGGGGGAGGTGGCCATGTCTGGGGAGGTGGccaggtctgggggaggtggccaTGTCTGGGGGAGGTGGCCAAGTCTGGGGGAGGTGGCCAAGTCTGGGGGAGGTGGCCATGTCTGGGGGGAGGTGGCCATGTCTGGGGGAGTGGCCAAGTCTGGGGGAGGTGGCCATGTCTGGGGGAGGTggccaggtctgggaggaggtgGCCATGTCTGGGGGAGGTGGccaggtctgggggaggtggccaggtctgggggaggtggccaTGTCTGGGGGGTTGGCCAGGTCTGGGGTGAGGTGGCCAAGTCTGGGGGGAGTGGccaggtctgggggaggtggccaTGTCTGGGGGAGGTGGCCAGGTCTGGGGGGAGTGGCCAGGTCTGGGAGGGTGGccaggtctgggggaggtggccaggtctgggggaggtggccaGGTCTGGGGAGGTGGccaggtctgggggaggtggccaggtctgggggaggtggccaTGTCTGGGGGAGGTGGCCA is part of the Oncorhynchus nerka isolate Pitt River unplaced genomic scaffold, Oner_Uvic_2.0 unplaced_scaffold_2463, whole genome shotgun sequence genome and encodes:
- the LOC135567174 gene encoding uncharacterized protein LOC135567174 produces the protein MATSPRLGHLPRPGHSPRLGHLPQTWPPPPDLATSPRPGHLPRPGHLPQTWPPPPDLATLPDLATPPRPGHLPQTWPPPPDLATPPRLGHLTPDLANPPDMATSPRPGHLPQTWPPPPDMATSSQTWPPPPDMATSPRLGHSPRHGHLPPDMATSPRLGHLPQTWPPPPDMATSPRPGHLPRHGHLPQTWPPPQTWPPPPDLATSPRLGHLPRPPPHLPSRLGHLPQTWPPPPDLATSPRLGPPPPDLTSPTPPRLGPPPDLPLPRPGHSPSPRPGHSPRPGHSPRPGHSPRPGHSPRPGHSPRPGHSPRLGPPPDLATPPDMAHSPRPGHSPQTWPSPRLGHSPRHGHSPRLGHPPDMATPPDMATPPDLANPQTWPPPPDLATSPRLGHLPQTWPPPPDLATPPDLATSSQTWVPPPPDMPPPQTWPPPSQTVGSPPPTWPPPPDLATSSQTWPPPPDMATSPRLGHLPQTWPLPQTWPLPPDMATSPRHGLLLRHGFPQTWPPPDWATSPRLGPSPRQWVHLLPDLATSPRPPPPDMATSPYSSGHLPYRLGHLPQTWPLPDLGSPPPDLATPPQTWVHLPQTWPPPPDLATSPRPGHPPDLATSPRPGHLPQTWPPPPDLATPPDLATSPRHGHLPQTWPLPQTWPPHPRPGHLQTVGSP